In Bradyrhizobium sp. WBOS07, the genomic window TGTCGCCGTCATTGATGAACTTGCCGGCTTCACCCTCGCCGCAGAGACCCAGCGCCTCGTAGGTGATGAGCTCGTTGTGGGCGAAGCAGTCGTGCAGCTCGACGACGTCGAGATCGTCGGGCCCGATGCCGGCGCTTTCATAGACGCGGCTCGCCGCTTCTTTAGCCATGTCGTAGCCGACCAGCTGCATCATGTCGCCGGCCTTGAAGGTCGAGGGCGTGTCGGTGGTCATGGCCTGCGCCGCGATGCGCACCTCCTTGCCGATGCCGTGCTTGTCCGCAAACCGCTCCGACACCAGCACGGCCGCGGCGCCGCCGCAGGTCGGCGGGCACGCCATCAGGCGCGTCATCACGCCCGGCCAGATCACCTGGTCGTTCATGACGTCCTCGGCCGTGACTTCCTTGCGGAACAGCGCGAGCGGATTGTTCCTGGCATGACGGCTCGCCTTGGCGCGCACCTTGGCGAAGGCATCAAGCGGTGTGCCGTATTTCTTCATGTGGCTGAGGCCTGCGCCGCCGAAATAACGCAGCGCCAGCGGAATGCCGGGCGCGTCGATCAGCTGGTCCGCAGCCGCGTCGAACTCCTCGAACGCGCTCGGGCGATCGGTGTAGACGCTGCCAAGCGCGCCCGGCTTCATCTGCTCGAAGCCGACCGCCAGCACGCAGTCCAGCGCGCCGCTCGCGATCATCTGCCGCGCCATGAACAGCGCGGTGGAGCCGGTCGAGCAATTGTTGTTGACGTTGACGATGGGGATGCCGGTCATCCCGACATGGTAGAGCGCGCGCTGCCCGCAGGTGGAATCGCCGTAGACGTAGCCGGCGTAGGCCTGCTGCACCTTGTCGTAACCGAGGCCGGCATCGGCGAGCGCCAGCTTGATCGCCTCCGTTCCCATCTCGTGATAGGGCGCGCTGGCGCCCGGCTTGGCGAACGGGATCATGCCGACCCCTGCGACGATGACGTCAGACATCGCTTCCTCCCAATAAATTACCCGTTGGACTTTTTATTACCCATGGGTAATATATCGGTCGATGCCCACGAGAGTCAACCGAGCCAGCATGGATTCCGCGCCGCCCGTTCCGCCCTCGTCGCCGTCGCCTTGGCTGCCGTTCGAGAGCCGCCGCCGCGCCCGCGACGAAAAGCGCGAGGCGGTGCTGCGCGCCGCCGTGCAGCTGTTCCTGGAGCAGGGCTATCATCGCGTGACGCTGAACGAGGTCGCCGAGCGGCTGAACATCACCAAGCCCGCGCTCTATAATTACTTCCGGGGCAAGGACGAGATCCTGTTCGAATGCTGGTCGATGGGCGCCGAGCTCGTCGACAGCGTGATTACCGAGATCAACGCCGGCGGCGGTTCGGGCCTGTCCAAGCTGCGCAAGCTGGTGCACGCCTATGCCGCGCTGATGGCGACCGATTTCGGCGCGAGCCTGGTGCGTTTCGATCTGCGCGATCTGGCCGAGCGGAACGCCGCCGTCGCACGTGCCGCCAAGAAGCGCATCGACACCACGTTCCGGAAGTATATCTCCGGGGGCATCGACGACGGCTCGATCAGGCCGTGCGATCCCAAGCTTGCAGCGTTCGCGATCGCGGGCGCGCTCAACTGGATCGGCCATTGGTATCGCCGTGACGGCGGGCTGTCGCCGAGCGAAATCGCCGACGAGTTCACGGTTCGGCTGACGGAAGGCCTGGCGACCGCGGGCCGGCAGCAGATGACAAAGAAGACGCCGAGAGCGCCGCAACGGCGCAACTCAGGACGCAAAACGACCGGGAAGAAACGAACGGGAGGGAGAGTGGGATGAACATCACGCACGGATTGCGGCGCGCGCTGCAGATCAATCCAAAGGGTCTGGCGACGGTCTATGGCCAGCGGCGGCGCAACTGGGGCGAGCTCGGCGAACGCGTCGCCAGGCTGGCCGGCGGCCTGCGCACGCGCGGCGTCGCGGACGGCGACCGCGTCGCCGTCCTTTCATTCAA contains:
- a CDS encoding lipid-transfer protein produces the protein MSDVIVAGVGMIPFAKPGASAPYHEMGTEAIKLALADAGLGYDKVQQAYAGYVYGDSTCGQRALYHVGMTGIPIVNVNNNCSTGSTALFMARQMIASGALDCVLAVGFEQMKPGALGSVYTDRPSAFEEFDAAADQLIDAPGIPLALRYFGGAGLSHMKKYGTPLDAFAKVRAKASRHARNNPLALFRKEVTAEDVMNDQVIWPGVMTRLMACPPTCGGAAAVLVSERFADKHGIGKEVRIAAQAMTTDTPSTFKAGDMMQLVGYDMAKEAASRVYESAGIGPDDLDVVELHDCFAHNELITYEALGLCGEGEAGKFINDGDNTYGGRIVTNPSGGLLSKGHPLGATGLAQCYELTRQLRGTAGSTQVDGAKVALQHNLGLGGACVVTLYQRH
- a CDS encoding TetR/AcrR family transcriptional regulator, producing MDSAPPVPPSSPSPWLPFESRRRARDEKREAVLRAAVQLFLEQGYHRVTLNEVAERLNITKPALYNYFRGKDEILFECWSMGAELVDSVITEINAGGGSGLSKLRKLVHAYAALMATDFGASLVRFDLRDLAERNAAVARAAKKRIDTTFRKYISGGIDDGSIRPCDPKLAAFAIAGALNWIGHWYRRDGGLSPSEIADEFTVRLTEGLATAGRQQMTKKTPRAPQRRNSGRKTTGKKRTGGRVG